A genomic window from Paenibacillus sp. FSL K6-0276 includes:
- a CDS encoding NCS2 family permease: MKSNFWRNSVGLAPENDWKREWAAGILSYFASVYIVMVNATILHDAGMPLRPAMVATLLTAITGCLLMAFGGKTPIIVVPGMGINAFFTYTLVHSMNLGWREALTVVVITGVLFAIVAFTSLYRILSEAIPQNLQHAITVGIGLFLTFIGLQKSGIVIAHQTTFVAIGHFSDPAVITSCVTLLLALVLFIRGTNGGLLISMLVGTGLAYLLGAAHAPEKQASGHVFTGYGSLFLGMDWSGIVSLVFWIAVFLLLLIVVFENIGLVASQTMMAGRPERFKSSLRALSIANIAAGLFGSSPVVAAAESNAGIAAGGRSGLTSLVAGLLFGATFLFLPLLSYIPDSAIAPILIVIGGLMVQNVREMDLSDLTELFPSFLIMVMIPFTYSIVDGMAFGFITYPIVKLAVGKGKEVPPALYGIAGLFVANFILQAVL; the protein is encoded by the coding sequence ATGAAATCGAATTTTTGGCGAAATAGTGTAGGGCTTGCGCCTGAGAATGATTGGAAACGGGAATGGGCTGCAGGGATCCTCTCGTATTTTGCTTCAGTATATATTGTGATGGTGAATGCGACCATTCTTCATGACGCGGGTATGCCGCTTAGACCAGCAATGGTGGCTACACTATTGACTGCCATTACAGGCTGTCTACTGATGGCCTTCGGTGGGAAGACGCCGATCATCGTGGTACCAGGGATGGGGATAAACGCATTTTTCACATACACACTTGTACATTCTATGAATTTGGGTTGGAGAGAGGCGCTTACTGTAGTCGTAATAACCGGTGTGTTATTCGCTATCGTGGCCTTCACATCGCTCTATCGTATTCTAAGTGAGGCGATTCCTCAAAACCTACAGCATGCCATTACAGTCGGGATAGGGCTTTTTCTGACCTTTATAGGACTGCAAAAAAGCGGGATTGTGATTGCACATCAGACCACTTTTGTTGCTATAGGACATTTTAGTGATCCAGCAGTTATCACTTCCTGTGTAACCTTGTTACTCGCTTTAGTGCTGTTTATCCGGGGAACCAACGGTGGTTTGCTTATCAGTATGCTGGTTGGTACAGGTCTAGCCTACTTGCTGGGAGCGGCTCACGCGCCAGAGAAGCAGGCATCAGGGCATGTATTTACGGGTTATGGAAGCTTATTTCTGGGAATGGACTGGAGCGGCATAGTAAGCCTTGTGTTCTGGATTGCTGTTTTCTTACTGCTCTTAATCGTTGTATTTGAAAATATTGGGCTAGTCGCCTCACAGACCATGATGGCAGGGCGCCCTGAGCGCTTCAAGAGTAGCTTACGGGCGCTCTCTATTGCCAATATTGCTGCAGGTCTCTTCGGAAGCAGTCCTGTAGTAGCCGCTGCGGAATCCAATGCAGGCATTGCTGCAGGTGGACGTTCGGGACTGACCTCACTCGTGGCAGGGCTTCTGTTCGGGGCGACATTCTTGTTCCTCCCTCTGCTCTCCTACATTCCAGACAGTGCTATCGCTCCGATATTGATTGTAATCGGTGGGCTTATGGTACAGAATGTGCGCGAAATGGACTTGAGCGATTTGACAGAGCTCTTTCCTTCTTTTCTTATCATGGTTATGATTCCATTCACTTATAGCATCGTGGACGGTATGGCTTTTGGCTTCATCACCTATCCGATCGTGAAGCTTGCGGTGGGCAAGGGTAAGGAAGTACCTCCTGCGCTGTATGGGATTGCGGGCTTGTTTGTGGCCAACTTTATTTTGCAAGCTGTGCTATAG
- the aspS gene encoding aspartate--tRNA ligase, producing the protein MQRSHHCGQITPEHIGQTVTLNGWVQTRRDLGGVLFIDLRDRSGIVQVVFNPDYSGEALQIADKVRSEYVLAVKGKVVKRDAETINRNLPTGEIEVQITEIEVLNAAKTPPFFIEDGVEVDESLRLKYRYLDLRRPEMQRTLLLRSKASKIFRDFLDGEGFIDVETPILTKSSPEGARDYLVPSRVHEGEFFALPQSPQIYKQLLMVGGVERYYQVARCFRDEDLRADRQPEFTQVDIETSFLSQDELLGMMEKLMQRLFKETVGADIQLPFQRLTYAEAMGKYGSDKPDLRFGLELVEMNDIVATSGVKVFASVIEKGGEVKCLNAKGCGTWTRKEIDDLGPFAARYGAKGLAWIQVKDGEFKGPIVKFFSEEEIAAVKERTGAEEGDLLLFSADNKKVVADVLGALRVKIGRQLGLIDDNVFKFAWVTDFPLLGYDEDQKRYVAEHHPFTRPREEDLHLFDTDPGAIRAQAYDIVLNGYEVGGGSMRIYKREVQEKMFEALGFTKEVAYEKFGYLMDAFEYGTPPHGGIAFGLDRLVMLLSGRTNLRETIAFPKTASATDLLMDAPSPVDGSQLEQLHIKLALKPKKEKE; encoded by the coding sequence ATGCAAAGAAGTCATCATTGTGGACAAATAACACCAGAACATATTGGACAGACGGTAACCTTGAACGGATGGGTGCAGACTCGTCGAGACCTTGGGGGCGTACTATTTATTGATCTGCGTGACAGAAGCGGAATTGTGCAAGTTGTATTTAACCCAGACTACTCTGGCGAAGCATTACAAATTGCCGATAAGGTTCGTAGTGAATACGTTCTGGCTGTTAAAGGTAAAGTGGTTAAACGTGATGCTGAAACCATTAACCGCAACCTGCCAACAGGTGAAATTGAAGTGCAAATTACAGAAATTGAAGTGTTGAACGCAGCTAAGACACCTCCATTCTTCATCGAAGATGGTGTGGAAGTAGACGAATCTCTGCGTCTCAAATATCGCTATTTGGATCTTCGTCGTCCGGAAATGCAAAGAACCTTGTTGCTTCGTTCGAAAGCTTCTAAGATTTTCCGCGATTTCCTTGACGGTGAAGGATTCATCGATGTTGAGACACCGATCCTTACTAAGAGCTCACCTGAAGGCGCGCGTGATTATCTGGTGCCAAGCCGTGTGCATGAAGGCGAATTCTTCGCATTGCCACAATCTCCACAAATCTATAAGCAATTGTTGATGGTGGGCGGCGTTGAGCGCTATTACCAAGTCGCTCGTTGTTTCCGTGATGAAGATTTACGTGCTGACCGTCAGCCTGAATTCACTCAAGTGGACATCGAGACTTCATTCCTCTCACAAGATGAACTGCTTGGTATGATGGAGAAGCTGATGCAACGTCTGTTCAAGGAAACTGTAGGAGCAGATATCCAGCTTCCATTCCAACGTTTGACTTATGCTGAGGCTATGGGCAAATACGGTTCTGACAAACCTGATCTACGTTTTGGATTAGAGCTTGTAGAAATGAACGATATTGTTGCAACTAGTGGTGTGAAGGTATTCGCTTCCGTGATCGAAAAAGGCGGAGAAGTGAAATGTCTAAATGCTAAAGGCTGTGGTACTTGGACTCGTAAAGAAATCGATGACCTCGGACCTTTTGCCGCTCGTTATGGCGCGAAAGGTTTGGCTTGGATTCAAGTGAAAGACGGCGAATTCAAAGGACCGATTGTGAAATTCTTCTCCGAAGAAGAAATTGCCGCTGTGAAGGAACGTACAGGCGCTGAAGAAGGCGACCTTCTCCTTTTCTCTGCTGATAATAAAAAGGTTGTAGCAGACGTTCTAGGCGCTCTACGTGTCAAAATTGGACGTCAACTCGGTCTGATTGACGATAACGTGTTCAAGTTCGCTTGGGTTACAGACTTCCCACTACTTGGATATGACGAAGATCAGAAACGTTATGTGGCAGAACACCATCCGTTCACTCGTCCACGTGAAGAGGATCTGCATCTATTTGACACAGATCCAGGTGCGATCCGTGCACAAGCTTATGACATTGTTTTGAACGGTTACGAAGTAGGCGGGGGCTCCATGCGGATATACAAACGCGAAGTACAGGAGAAAATGTTCGAAGCTCTTGGATTTACGAAAGAGGTTGCTTACGAGAAATTTGGCTACCTGATGGATGCGTTCGAATATGGTACACCTCCACACGGTGGTATCGCCTTCGGTTTAGACCGTCTAGTGATGCTGCTGTCCGGTCGTACGAATCTGCGCGAAACCATCGCGTTCCCGAAAACAGCAAGTGCAACAGATCTACTTATGGATGCACCTTCGCCAGTAGACGGTTCACAATTGGAGCAACTGCACATTAAGCTGGCTCTTAAACCGAAGAAAGAAAAAGAATAA
- the hisS gene encoding histidine--tRNA ligase, translated as MAKERFEKPTGTQDVLPGAVENWQYIEGKARDLCRRFNYREIRTPMFEHTGLFERGVGETTDIVEGEMYTFKDKGDRDLALRPEGTAGVVRAYVQNKLYGEPDVSKLYYIGPMFRYERPQAGRYRQFHQFGIEAFGAVDPAIDAEVVSLGYQFYKDLGLKDVRVEINSVGNAPSRAAYREKLLGFLRPMKDTLCSDCQRRIERNPLRVLDCKVDQDKFTDAPSILDSLDEECTTHFEKVKMHLDIMGVEFTINPRLVRGLDYYTHTAFEYKAAGIGSIDTVGGGGRYNGLVEEIGGPDQPGIGFGIGLERILLILEDQKVELETAKPLDVYFVALGEEADIEISKQLFILRSQGFSAERDYLGRKMKAQMKSADRMSARYTAILGEDELKNGVITLKSMNTGEQRTVKLEELGQALV; from the coding sequence GTGGCTAAAGAAAGATTTGAGAAACCTACAGGAACGCAGGATGTGCTTCCAGGAGCTGTGGAGAATTGGCAGTATATTGAAGGGAAGGCCAGAGATTTATGCCGCCGCTTCAATTACAGAGAAATCCGTACACCGATGTTCGAGCACACAGGGTTGTTCGAGCGTGGAGTAGGCGAAACAACGGATATTGTGGAAGGCGAGATGTATACGTTTAAGGATAAAGGCGACCGCGATTTGGCGCTTCGTCCAGAAGGAACGGCTGGTGTCGTTCGTGCTTACGTTCAGAACAAGCTATACGGTGAGCCTGATGTAAGTAAGCTATATTATATCGGACCTATGTTCCGTTATGAGCGTCCACAAGCAGGCAGATACCGTCAATTCCATCAGTTTGGTATTGAGGCTTTCGGAGCCGTGGATCCGGCTATTGATGCAGAGGTGGTCTCCTTAGGCTATCAATTCTATAAGGACCTGGGCCTTAAGGATGTAAGAGTGGAGATCAATTCTGTCGGAAATGCACCTAGCCGTGCGGCTTATCGGGAGAAACTTCTGGGATTCCTTAGACCGATGAAGGATACCCTTTGCAGTGACTGTCAGCGTCGTATCGAGCGTAATCCGCTGCGCGTATTGGATTGCAAGGTGGATCAGGATAAATTTACGGATGCTCCTTCGATTTTGGATAGTCTGGATGAAGAATGCACGACACACTTTGAAAAGGTCAAGATGCATCTCGACATCATGGGTGTGGAATTCACAATCAACCCTCGTCTTGTACGCGGTTTAGATTATTACACGCATACAGCGTTTGAATATAAAGCAGCAGGTATTGGTTCGATTGATACCGTGGGCGGTGGAGGTCGGTACAACGGTTTGGTTGAAGAAATCGGTGGACCGGATCAACCGGGTATTGGTTTTGGGATCGGGCTGGAACGAATTCTCCTCATTTTGGAGGATCAGAAGGTAGAGCTGGAGACGGCGAAGCCACTAGATGTGTACTTCGTAGCACTTGGTGAAGAGGCTGATATTGAAATCTCTAAGCAGCTATTCATCCTTCGCAGCCAAGGGTTCTCCGCAGAACGCGACTATCTGGGCCGGAAGATGAAGGCACAGATGAAATCGGCTGACCGTATGTCGGCACGTTATACTGCGATTCTTGGCGAAGATGAGCTGAAGAATGGTGTAATTACCCTGAAGTCGATGAATACAGGGGAGCAGCGCACCGTGAAGCTGGAAGAGCTGGGACAGGCGCTAGTTTAA
- a CDS encoding tRNA threonylcarbamoyladenosine dehydratase — MLHQFSRTELAIGPEGLEIMKNSTVAVLGIGGVGGMAVEALARTGIGRLILIDKDTVDITNVNRQIHALTTTVGQKKAELMVDRVKLINPECEAIALNMFYTEETYEELFKLKPDYVIDASDTIIYKVHLIKECLSRGIPMISSMGAANKMDPTRFQVADISKTTYDPIARVIRQKLRKEGIKKGVKVVFSTEPPMKPRQDVTDKIVPENAPDRRKAKQPPASNAFVPPVAGLIMVSVAVRDLLEAGGVSV, encoded by the coding sequence ATGCTGCATCAGTTCTCACGTACGGAACTGGCGATCGGACCGGAAGGTCTGGAGATAATGAAGAACAGCACGGTAGCGGTGCTAGGCATCGGCGGTGTTGGCGGTATGGCTGTTGAGGCTTTGGCGCGTACCGGCATCGGCAGACTTATTCTCATAGATAAGGATACTGTAGACATCACCAATGTGAATCGGCAGATTCATGCACTCACCACAACGGTTGGGCAGAAGAAGGCTGAACTGATGGTAGACCGTGTGAAGCTGATCAATCCGGAATGCGAAGCGATTGCACTCAACATGTTCTATACGGAAGAAACCTATGAGGAATTGTTCAAATTAAAACCTGATTATGTGATTGATGCTTCGGATACGATTATTTATAAGGTTCACTTAATCAAAGAATGTCTATCCCGTGGAATTCCAATGATCTCTAGTATGGGCGCTGCCAATAAAATGGATCCTACACGATTCCAGGTAGCTGACATTTCCAAGACAACTTATGACCCTATTGCGCGTGTCATTCGTCAGAAGCTGCGTAAGGAAGGAATTAAGAAAGGCGTGAAGGTGGTTTTCTCTACGGAGCCGCCAATGAAGCCACGTCAGGATGTTACAGATAAGATCGTTCCGGAGAATGCGCCGGATCGACGTAAAGCGAAACAACCACCAGCTAGTAACGCCTTCGTTCCGCCGGTAGCAGGCCTGATCATGGTCAGTGTTGCCGTGCGTGATTTGCTTGAGGCTGGAGGCGTCAGCGTGTAA